In Kordia antarctica, the following proteins share a genomic window:
- a CDS encoding DNA polymerase III subunit, which translates to MLFQDILGLTHIKKHLTLSADGGRIPHAQLFVGPEGCGTLPMAVAYAQYVLCTNVNSENVGENEACNLKFNNLSHPDLHFAFPVAGNHKVKSHPVSKHFLEEWRQFVKEQPYGNLFDWYKLLGIDNKQGLIGVDEALDIVKSLALKSYEGGYKVMIIWMAERMNTAAANKLLKLLEEPPNKTLFLLIAEDEEQLINTIRSRCQIVHFPPLGEQAIKESLISTLNVSEAEATKIAHQANGNYNKAVDLVHQDSEDLMFETWFVAWVRSAFKAKGNKTAIRDLIAWSEEVAKTGRETQKKFLGFCLNLFRQALLQNYTATELVFFEPHTKGFFLEKFAPFVHGNNILDISKELQDAIFHIERNGNSKIVLTDLSIKLTRLLHRKDQKL; encoded by the coding sequence ATGCTTTTCCAAGATATTTTAGGATTAACACATATTAAAAAACACCTTACGTTAAGTGCCGATGGCGGACGAATTCCGCATGCGCAACTTTTTGTAGGACCAGAAGGTTGCGGAACACTTCCAATGGCAGTTGCGTATGCGCAATATGTGTTGTGTACTAATGTTAACAGTGAAAATGTAGGCGAAAACGAAGCGTGTAATTTGAAATTTAATAATTTATCGCATCCCGACTTGCATTTTGCGTTTCCCGTTGCCGGAAATCATAAAGTGAAAAGTCATCCAGTTTCCAAACATTTTTTGGAAGAATGGCGCCAGTTTGTAAAAGAGCAACCGTACGGAAATTTGTTCGATTGGTACAAATTGCTTGGAATTGATAATAAACAAGGTCTAATTGGTGTTGATGAAGCGTTGGATATTGTAAAATCGCTTGCGCTGAAATCGTATGAAGGCGGTTATAAAGTGATGATTATTTGGATGGCGGAACGCATGAATACTGCCGCCGCAAATAAGTTATTAAAATTGCTTGAAGAGCCACCAAATAAGACATTGTTTTTGTTGATTGCTGAAGATGAGGAACAGCTAATTAATACGATTCGTTCGCGTTGCCAAATTGTACATTTTCCTCCTTTGGGCGAACAAGCTATTAAGGAATCTTTGATTTCAACACTAAATGTTTCCGAAGCAGAAGCGACTAAAATTGCACATCAAGCGAATGGAAATTATAATAAAGCTGTCGATTTAGTGCATCAAGATTCAGAAGATTTAATGTTTGAAACTTGGTTTGTGGCTTGGGTTCGTTCTGCTTTTAAAGCGAAAGGAAATAAAACTGCAATTCGCGATTTGATTGCTTGGAGCGAAGAAGTTGCCAAAACTGGTCGTGAAACACAGAAGAAGTTTTTAGGCTTTTGCCTGAATCTTTTTAGACAAGCTTTATTACAAAATTATACTGCAACTGAATTAGTATTTTTTGAACCACATACGAAAGGTTTCTTTTTAGAGAAGTTTGCTCCTTTTGTACATGGAAATAATATTTTGGATATTTCTAAAGAACTTCAAGATGCAATTTTTCATATTGAGCGTAACGGAAATTCGAAGATTGTATTGACCGATTTGTCTATTAAGTTGACGCGATTGTTGCATCGGAAGGATCAAAAATTGTAG
- a CDS encoding phosphoglycerate kinase produces MNTLNDFNFKDKKALIRVDFNVPLNAEFQVSDDTRIRAAKPSIIKILEDGGSCVLMSHLGRPKGFQEEYSLRHIVETVSKIIGVHVKFAGNCVGEEAEKAVAGLKNGEVLLLENLRFHEEEKQGNEEFAAKLAKLGDIYVNDAFGTAHRAHASTAVIAQNFTGKKCFGLLLAKEIESIKQVMETGKKPVTAILGGAKVSSKITIIDNILEKIDHLIIGGGMTFTFIKAQGGNIGNSLVEDDKLALANDILELAVAKKVQIHLPVDVIAADAFDNDANTQIVGVSKIPDGFMGLDVGPETQEYFADVISKSKTILWNGPLGVFEMPNFAKGTIALGDAIAEATKNGAFSLVGGGDSVAAVKQFGFEEKVSYVSTGGGAMLESLEGKTLPGIAAILS; encoded by the coding sequence GTGAACACGCTCAACGATTTCAATTTCAAAGATAAAAAAGCATTAATTCGTGTAGATTTTAATGTACCACTAAACGCTGAATTTCAAGTTTCAGATGATACTCGAATTCGTGCAGCAAAACCATCGATTATCAAAATATTAGAAGATGGCGGAAGTTGCGTGTTAATGTCACATTTGGGAAGACCAAAAGGATTTCAAGAAGAATATTCGTTACGTCACATTGTAGAAACGGTTTCTAAAATTATTGGCGTACACGTTAAATTTGCAGGAAACTGTGTTGGTGAAGAAGCTGAAAAAGCAGTTGCAGGTTTAAAAAATGGCGAAGTATTATTATTGGAGAATTTACGTTTTCACGAAGAAGAAAAACAAGGAAATGAAGAATTTGCAGCCAAACTTGCCAAACTTGGCGATATCTATGTAAATGATGCTTTTGGAACAGCACACAGAGCGCACGCATCTACGGCAGTAATTGCACAAAACTTTACAGGAAAAAAATGTTTCGGTCTCTTACTTGCGAAAGAAATAGAAAGTATCAAACAAGTAATGGAAACAGGCAAAAAGCCAGTCACAGCAATTCTTGGAGGTGCAAAAGTATCTTCAAAAATTACAATTATAGATAACATTTTAGAAAAAATAGATCACCTAATAATTGGTGGCGGAATGACATTTACATTCATAAAAGCACAAGGCGGAAACATTGGAAACTCTTTGGTAGAAGATGATAAACTAGCGTTGGCAAATGATATTTTGGAATTAGCAGTTGCTAAAAAAGTACAAATCCATTTACCAGTTGATGTTATAGCTGCGGATGCATTTGACAACGATGCCAACACACAAATTGTAGGCGTAAGTAAAATTCCAGATGGTTTCATGGGATTAGATGTTGGTCCGGAAACGCAAGAATACTTTGCGGATGTAATTTCAAAATCAAAAACGATTCTTTGGAATGGACCTTTAGGTGTTTTTGAAATGCCAAACTTTGCCAAAGGAACAATTGCTTTGGGCGACGCTATTGCGGAAGCAACAAAAAACGGAGCCTTCTCACTAGTTGGCGGTGGCGATTCGGTTGCGGCAGTAAAACAATTTGGTTTTGAAGAAAAAGTAAGTTACGTAAGTACAGGCGGCGGTGCAATGTTAGAAAGTTTAGAAGGAAAAACATTGCCAGGAATTGCTGCGATTTTGTCGTAA
- a CDS encoding LysM peptidoglycan-binding domain-containing protein: MKNLFSILLLFAAFIGNAQEDEKKPKIEKPTFKIIKDTIILDGVKTVMIDTIYFATKNEIKRTTNTILPEIDSTLILLDGKRDLTKVNEKYDLQDHKLAASIDSLWLRELNGDDLFDTIHNEITELKYDPVVFQDLPTDTLKARLERLNKRTPFNIEYNPSLESVIRRFLKRRKKSMEKLMKISQYYFPMFEQELDNYNIPLEVKYLAIVESALNPRARSRVGATGLWQFMYQTGKQYNLNVSSYVDERSDPVKSTKAACEYLARLYKIFGDWDLALAAYNSGPGNVSKAIRRSGGYVNYWNIRPNLPRETAGYLPAFLATMYIFEYAEEHGFQVEKVEIPHFATDTIRVKELLTFDHISEVLNVKVEDLQFFNPSYKLDIIPHVEGRNYTLRLPVQEVGRFVNNEDAIYNLVREELAKREKPLPQLFETKKRTRYRVKSGDFLGKIARKFGVRVSDLKRWNGLRSNKLKIGQRLTIYPKKPGFTAKKATKNKKSTGNAKTYVVKSGDSLWSIAQKFPGVSVTNIKKWNDISGTKLKPGTTLKVSKK, translated from the coding sequence ATGAAAAACCTCTTTAGTATACTTCTCTTATTTGCAGCTTTTATTGGAAACGCACAAGAAGACGAAAAAAAGCCAAAAATAGAAAAGCCAACGTTCAAAATCATAAAAGACACGATCATTTTAGATGGCGTAAAAACCGTGATGATTGATACGATTTACTTCGCTACCAAAAATGAAATCAAACGCACTACTAACACTATTCTTCCAGAAATTGATAGTACACTAATATTGTTGGATGGCAAGCGCGATCTGACGAAAGTCAATGAAAAATACGACTTGCAGGATCATAAATTAGCAGCTTCTATTGATAGTCTTTGGTTGCGAGAATTAAATGGCGACGATTTATTTGATACGATTCACAACGAAATTACCGAACTTAAATATGATCCTGTTGTCTTTCAAGATTTGCCAACCGATACGCTAAAAGCACGTTTGGAACGACTCAACAAGAGAACACCATTCAACATTGAGTACAATCCGTCATTAGAAAGTGTTATTAGACGATTCTTAAAAAGGCGCAAAAAATCAATGGAAAAATTGATGAAAATAAGTCAATATTACTTTCCAATGTTTGAGCAAGAATTGGACAATTACAACATTCCGTTAGAAGTAAAATACTTAGCCATTGTAGAATCTGCATTAAATCCACGAGCACGTTCGCGCGTTGGTGCAACCGGACTTTGGCAATTTATGTATCAAACAGGAAAACAATACAATTTGAATGTAAGTTCGTATGTAGACGAACGTAGCGATCCTGTAAAATCAACGAAAGCTGCATGTGAATATTTAGCACGGTTATACAAAATATTTGGCGATTGGGATTTAGCGTTAGCAGCATACAATTCAGGACCAGGAAACGTTTCCAAAGCCATTAGACGTTCTGGCGGATATGTAAATTATTGGAACATTCGTCCAAACTTACCGCGCGAAACCGCAGGATATTTACCTGCTTTTTTGGCAACAATGTATATTTTTGAATATGCGGAAGAACACGGTTTTCAAGTAGAAAAAGTAGAAATTCCACACTTTGCAACGGATACTATTCGCGTAAAAGAATTATTGACATTCGATCATATTTCGGAAGTATTAAACGTAAAAGTAGAAGACCTTCAATTCTTCAATCCGTCGTACAAATTAGATATCATTCCACATGTAGAAGGACGAAATTATACCTTACGATTGCCTGTGCAAGAAGTTGGTAGATTTGTAAACAATGAAGATGCGATTTATAACTTAGTTCGTGAAGAATTAGCCAAAAGAGAAAAGCCATTACCGCAACTCTTTGAAACGAAAAAACGTACGCGTTATCGTGTAAAAAGCGGTGATTTTCTGGGTAAAATTGCTCGAAAATTTGGTGTTCGTGTCAGCGATTTAAAACGTTGGAATGGATTGCGTTCCAATAAATTAAAAATTGGACAACGCTTAACCATTTATCCTAAAAAACCAGGATTTACAGCCAAGAAAGCAACCAAAAATAAAAAAAGTACAGGAAATGCAAAAACCTACGTTGTCAAGTCTGGCGACTCTTTATGGAGCATTGCACAAAAATTCCCAGGTGTTTCCGTGACGAATATTAAAAAATGGAATGATATTAGCGGTACTAAACTAAAACCGGGAACAACTTTAAAAGTTTCCAAAAAATAA
- a CDS encoding Tex family protein, producing MTELQYIQSQLSIPEKSILKTIQLLNEDCTIPFISRYRKEMTGNLDEVQIGDIVKLKNAYSELEKRREAILKSITEQDALTPQLQEKIAQAKTLTILEDLYLPYKKKRKTKASIAKENGLESLAKIIMKQQHEDVDYAAQRFVKGEVTSVEKALEGARHIIAEWINENEYVRNRIRRLYQRKATITTKVVKVKKDDETAQKYKQYFDWSESLQRTPSHRLLAMLRAENEGFIKLKVEVDKEEALHTINGLVIKTHVKSSTDQVSMAIEDAYKRLLAPAIVNEVMNDAKSKADEIAISVFAENLKQLLLGAPLGQKRVLALDPGFKSGCKVVCLDEKGDLLHNENIYPHPPQREITQASKKIKSLVNAYKIEAIAIGNGTASRETEFFIKKIPFDRDLQVFIVNEAGASIYSASKIARAEFPNYDVTVRGAVSIGRRLKDPLAELVKIDPKAIGVGQYQHDVDQTKLKEELDTVVMSCVNAVGVNVNTASSALLSYVSGIGSTLAENVVQFRTENGKIDSRSSLKKIPRLGPKAFEQAAAFLRIRDAKHPLDNSTVHPESYHIVEKMAKDAKISVNELIGNKEVLSKIKLDTYCTETIGLPTLNDIIKELEKPGVDPRKAAKLFEFDKNVKKMSDVKVGMSLPGIVNNITNFGCFVDIGIKESGLVHISKLASEFISDVNSVVKLHQHVTVTVVEVDEARKRIQLSMIE from the coding sequence ATGACCGAACTTCAATACATTCAATCACAACTTTCAATCCCTGAAAAAAGCATTCTTAAAACGATTCAATTGTTGAATGAAGATTGTACAATTCCTTTTATTTCGCGCTATCGAAAAGAAATGACAGGAAACTTGGATGAAGTTCAAATTGGTGACATTGTAAAACTAAAAAATGCTTATTCAGAATTGGAAAAAAGGCGAGAAGCCATCTTAAAATCCATTACGGAACAAGATGCACTAACGCCACAATTGCAGGAAAAAATCGCGCAAGCGAAAACACTAACCATTTTAGAAGATTTATACTTACCATACAAGAAAAAGCGGAAGACAAAAGCGTCAATTGCCAAAGAAAACGGATTGGAATCATTGGCGAAAATCATCATGAAACAACAACATGAAGATGTGGATTACGCCGCGCAACGTTTTGTAAAAGGCGAAGTCACTTCCGTTGAAAAAGCATTGGAAGGCGCACGACATATCATTGCAGAATGGATTAACGAAAACGAATACGTCAGAAATAGAATACGACGTCTTTACCAACGAAAAGCAACGATTACAACCAAAGTTGTCAAAGTCAAAAAAGACGATGAAACAGCACAGAAATACAAACAATATTTTGATTGGAGCGAATCGCTTCAAAGAACACCTTCACACAGATTATTAGCAATGCTACGTGCAGAAAATGAAGGTTTCATAAAACTTAAAGTTGAAGTTGACAAAGAAGAAGCATTACACACTATTAACGGATTGGTGATTAAAACGCACGTAAAATCAAGCACAGATCAAGTTTCTATGGCAATTGAAGATGCGTACAAACGTTTATTAGCACCAGCAATTGTTAACGAAGTTATGAACGACGCAAAATCAAAAGCAGACGAAATCGCAATTTCAGTCTTTGCAGAAAATTTAAAGCAATTATTACTCGGTGCGCCTTTAGGACAAAAACGTGTATTGGCACTTGATCCAGGTTTTAAATCGGGTTGTAAAGTGGTTTGCTTGGATGAAAAAGGCGATTTACTTCATAACGAAAATATATATCCGCATCCTCCACAGCGAGAAATTACACAAGCTTCCAAAAAAATAAAATCGTTGGTAAACGCATACAAAATTGAAGCAATTGCCATTGGAAACGGAACAGCTTCGCGCGAAACCGAATTCTTCATTAAAAAGATTCCATTTGATCGCGATTTGCAAGTTTTCATCGTCAATGAAGCTGGCGCATCAATATATTCTGCGTCAAAAATTGCGCGTGCTGAGTTTCCAAATTATGACGTTACCGTTCGTGGTGCAGTTTCTATTGGAAGACGTTTAAAAGATCCGTTAGCGGAACTCGTAAAAATTGATCCAAAAGCAATTGGCGTTGGACAATATCAACACGATGTAGATCAAACAAAACTCAAAGAAGAACTCGACACAGTTGTCATGAGTTGCGTAAATGCCGTTGGCGTTAACGTAAATACAGCAAGTAGCGCATTGCTGAGTTATGTTTCTGGTATTGGATCAACTTTGGCAGAAAATGTCGTACAATTCAGAACTGAAAACGGAAAGATTGATTCGCGTTCAAGCTTAAAAAAAATACCACGATTAGGTCCAAAAGCGTTTGAACAAGCCGCCGCTTTTTTACGAATTAGAGATGCAAAACATCCGTTAGACAATTCTACGGTGCATCCTGAAAGTTATCATATTGTAGAAAAAATGGCGAAAGATGCGAAGATTTCTGTCAATGAATTGATTGGAAATAAAGAAGTTTTAAGCAAGATAAAACTTGATACTTATTGCACAGAAACCATCGGATTGCCAACGCTAAATGATATTATAAAGGAATTGGAAAAACCTGGCGTTGATCCGCGGAAAGCGGCAAAACTCTTTGAATTTGACAAAAATGTAAAAAAGATGTCTGACGTAAAAGTTGGCATGTCATTGCCAGGAATTGTAAATAATATTACCAATTTTGGCTGTTTTGTGGATATCGGAATAAAGGAAAGCGGCTTGGTTCACATTTCAAAACTTGCCAGTGAATTTATCAGCGATGTAAATTCTGTTGTAAAACTACACCAACACGTAACAGTTACCGTTGTTGAGGTTGACGAAGCTCGCAAACGAATTCAATTGTCGATGATTGAGTGA
- a CDS encoding DUF4837 family protein has translation MKKLYILLLALVVLSSCENGENADQYLPESFGKVNLLTVVIDLEQWKGKVGDSIRSIYGAPTDGLPMEEPLFSLKQINPDVFDGLLLKCRSILIVKSSDKKQFKIRENLYAKPQKIVFIGGNEDEIISQLTENARESILTLKLNELRTKQNFISESLNNDKELEETLGITLNIPSIYKTVKVEDNFVWYEREVSNGTMNIIAYTLPFGSIPKNDSTIDAIIKMRDSIGKLYVPGRDPRTMHMITEKAYAPYLYDAIIDNKPALETKGMWEMKGFHMAGPFINYIVEDKQHNRLVVIEGFTFAPSEDKRDFMFEIEAILKTLDIKE, from the coding sequence GTGAAAAAATTATACATACTTTTATTGGCTTTAGTAGTACTTTCTTCTTGTGAAAACGGAGAAAATGCTGATCAATATCTACCAGAATCTTTCGGAAAAGTAAATTTACTAACCGTTGTCATTGATTTGGAACAATGGAAAGGAAAAGTTGGTGACAGCATTCGAAGTATCTACGGCGCGCCAACAGATGGTTTGCCAATGGAAGAACCATTATTCTCGCTAAAACAAATAAACCCTGATGTATTCGACGGATTATTGTTGAAATGTAGAAGTATTTTAATTGTAAAATCATCAGACAAAAAACAATTTAAAATTCGCGAGAATCTATACGCAAAGCCGCAAAAAATAGTATTTATTGGTGGAAATGAAGATGAAATTATTTCACAACTAACAGAAAATGCACGAGAATCTATTTTAACGTTGAAACTGAATGAATTACGCACCAAGCAAAATTTCATTAGTGAATCGTTAAATAACGATAAAGAATTGGAAGAAACCTTGGGAATTACGCTAAACATTCCGTCTATATATAAAACGGTAAAAGTGGAAGATAATTTCGTTTGGTACGAGCGAGAAGTTTCTAACGGAACCATGAATATCATTGCATATACATTGCCGTTTGGAAGCATTCCGAAAAACGATTCAACCATTGACGCCATTATCAAAATGCGTGATTCTATTGGTAAATTATACGTACCAGGAAGAGATCCAAGAACCATGCATATGATTACAGAAAAAGCATATGCGCCGTATTTATACGATGCAATTATTGACAACAAACCTGCGCTTGAAACCAAAGGAATGTGGGAAATGAAAGGCTTTCATATGGCAGGTCCATTTATCAACTACATTGTAGAAGACAAGCAACACAATCGTTTAGTGGTTATAGAAGGTTTCACTTTTGCGCCATCGGAAGACAAACGAGATTTTATGTTTGAAATTGAAGCGATTTTAAAAACGTTGGACATTAAAGAATAA